From the Spiribacter sp. 2438 genome, one window contains:
- the dctP gene encoding TRAP transporter substrate-binding protein DctP — translation MSQKKTIRPRWAFAVTLAMFAMAASIVWPLSAEAQTRLDASHQWPGGQGDVRDQMVQIVADRAEEADVGLQVRVYPGASLYQPLEQWPALSRGRLAITALPLAYVGGRVPEVNLTLMPGLVRNHDHAQRINESPFMERLEEIMLGHNVKVLAHTWLAGGFGSTEGCIVHPDDADGIDIRAAGSAFEQMLSEAGASIASMPSSEIYTGVQTGVLNAANTSSASFVSFRLYEQLECVTPPGDYALWFMYQPILMSTQIWDSLNEEQQAVLLEAGAEAQEFAYHAAIEADERFAEVYEENGRQVAYMTEEDFEAWREIAERSAYANFVDDVEGGQELLDMALDVE, via the coding sequence ATGTCTCAGAAGAAAACTATCCGGCCCCGTTGGGCCTTTGCCGTGACTCTCGCGATGTTTGCGATGGCTGCTTCCATCGTGTGGCCGTTGAGTGCGGAAGCGCAAACACGGCTTGACGCCTCTCATCAGTGGCCAGGAGGGCAAGGCGATGTCCGCGATCAGATGGTGCAAATCGTTGCTGACCGGGCGGAAGAAGCCGATGTCGGACTGCAAGTGCGGGTTTACCCCGGCGCGTCCCTGTACCAGCCGCTCGAGCAGTGGCCGGCGTTGTCCCGAGGTCGCTTGGCTATCACCGCCCTACCGCTTGCTTACGTTGGAGGTCGGGTACCTGAGGTCAATCTGACGCTCATGCCTGGCTTAGTCCGTAACCACGATCACGCCCAGCGCATTAACGAGTCTCCCTTCATGGAAAGGCTTGAAGAAATCATGTTGGGACACAACGTGAAGGTGCTCGCTCACACGTGGCTGGCAGGCGGTTTCGGCTCGACTGAAGGGTGCATTGTCCATCCGGATGACGCCGACGGCATCGACATTCGCGCAGCGGGTTCCGCGTTCGAACAAATGCTGTCTGAAGCCGGAGCATCCATCGCCTCCATGCCCAGCTCTGAGATCTACACTGGTGTGCAGACTGGAGTTCTTAACGCCGCAAATACCAGCTCGGCGAGCTTCGTATCTTTCAGATTATACGAGCAGCTCGAGTGTGTGACTCCTCCGGGGGACTACGCGCTCTGGTTTATGTATCAGCCGATCCTTATGTCCACGCAAATTTGGGATAGCCTCAATGAAGAGCAGCAGGCCGTCTTGCTTGAAGCCGGTGCCGAAGCTCAAGAGTTCGCTTATCACGCCGCAATTGAGGCGGACGAGCGCTTCGCAGAGGTTTATGAGGAGAATGGTCGGCAGGTCGCCTACATGACGGAGGAGGACTTCGAAGCATGGCGCGAGATTGCTGAGCGCAGTGCATACGCTAACTTTGTCGATGATGTTGAAGGCGGGCAGGAACTCCTCGATATGGCCCTCGACGTCGAGTGA
- a CDS encoding malonyl-CoA decarboxylase, whose amino-acid sequence MDSDGNTGCTYGADAMRNRWWNRLVNQVADRGLGLSKPNQNPDVMKRLEENCRALLTSRGEASGVALAREVARAVDELDETGKTRFLQLLTERFGPDRNTVLAAAERFRNSDGRADLQELLRVVEPPRQEVFRRLNGAPDGTRVLVRLRETLVRQLRAHPELETVNSDLQHLLKSWFNPGFLQLRRISWDRSPALLMEKLIQYESVHAIQSWEDLRRRLSGDRRCFGFFHPALPDEPLIFVEVALVEGLATQTVSLLDPDAPVGNNAQADTAIFFSISNCQVGLRGVSFGNFLLKQVMGELISEFPHVQRYATLSPVPGFACALRVEGDYEDGFTRDRIAALIQEYAETLCSTAGVADPVDALYQLLDDPLSNRVVLEEPLSRLVLAYLTRVRRRGSVADSVARFHLSNGARLEQVAPFADSSSTRLDASFGMMVNYRYVVDSVEKNHERFVKTGEVAISRQLQKQLKQVNAAWDSGAAG is encoded by the coding sequence GTGGATAGCGACGGGAATACCGGATGCACTTATGGGGCCGATGCGATGAGAAATCGGTGGTGGAATCGTCTGGTTAATCAGGTAGCCGACCGAGGCTTAGGTCTTTCCAAGCCCAACCAGAACCCAGATGTAATGAAACGTTTAGAGGAGAATTGTCGGGCGCTTCTCACCAGCCGCGGCGAGGCCTCCGGTGTTGCCCTGGCTCGCGAGGTCGCTCGCGCAGTCGATGAACTGGACGAGACGGGTAAGACCCGGTTCCTCCAGCTCCTGACCGAGCGGTTCGGTCCGGATCGGAACACCGTGCTGGCCGCGGCTGAGCGCTTTCGGAATAGCGATGGAAGGGCGGACCTGCAGGAGCTTCTACGGGTAGTGGAGCCTCCCCGTCAGGAGGTGTTCCGGCGCCTGAACGGAGCACCGGACGGCACCCGTGTTCTGGTGCGACTGCGCGAGACCCTTGTGCGCCAACTCCGGGCTCACCCCGAATTGGAAACGGTGAACAGCGACCTGCAGCATCTGTTGAAATCCTGGTTCAACCCCGGTTTTCTGCAGTTGCGTCGAATCAGCTGGGACCGCAGTCCAGCCCTATTGATGGAAAAGCTGATTCAGTATGAGTCGGTGCATGCCATCCAGAGTTGGGAGGATCTGCGGCGACGTCTATCCGGCGACCGACGTTGCTTCGGCTTTTTCCACCCGGCGCTACCGGATGAGCCGCTTATATTCGTGGAGGTGGCCTTGGTCGAAGGACTGGCGACACAAACCGTGTCGTTACTCGACCCAGATGCACCTGTTGGGAACAACGCCCAAGCCGATACTGCCATTTTTTTCTCTATCAGTAACTGTCAGGTGGGGCTGCGTGGTGTGTCCTTCGGTAATTTCCTGCTGAAACAGGTCATGGGCGAACTCATTAGTGAGTTTCCCCACGTACAGCGATATGCCACCCTTTCCCCTGTTCCTGGATTCGCTTGCGCCCTGCGAGTCGAGGGCGATTACGAGGATGGGTTCACACGTGACCGTATAGCTGCCTTAATTCAGGAATATGCGGAAACTTTGTGCTCGACAGCCGGTGTAGCTGATCCGGTAGACGCGCTGTATCAGTTGCTGGACGATCCTTTGAGCAATCGCGTAGTGCTTGAGGAACCATTGTCCCGTCTAGTGCTTGCTTACCTCACAAGGGTCCGGCGCCGTGGAAGCGTGGCTGATTCCGTTGCTCGATTTCACCTCAGCAACGGCGCACGTCTCGAGCAGGTCGCGCCCTTCGCGGACAGTTCTTCAACGCGACTCGACGCTTCCTTTGGGATGATGGTTAATTATCGTTATGTTGTCGATTCCGTTGAAAAAAACCATGAGCGCTTCGTCAAAACTGGAGAAGTAGCAATCTCAAGGCAACTGCAGAAGCAACTGAAGCAAGTCAATGCAGCTTGGGATAGTGGTGCTGCAGGATGA
- a CDS encoding TRAP transporter small permease yields MFLFIRGVTATSRAAAAIAAIMFVVAALVVCQMVFVRYVLGGSTYWQTEFVTFMLIGATLLGSPYVLHERGHVNVDLLPMLLGPRGKLALVLIGNFIAFAFVVVAAYTGLLLWLEYYSTGWRSYTVWAPRLWIPMAFLPVGMILLALQYIAQTAAIVMGIEEPFSMEAQQLLKEQSEAEANAKHHRENLSSKTAMGHLTQSHGGGKK; encoded by the coding sequence ATGTTTTTGTTTATTCGTGGGGTTACCGCTACCTCCCGGGCCGCCGCTGCAATAGCCGCCATTATGTTCGTTGTCGCGGCATTAGTCGTCTGCCAAATGGTGTTCGTGCGCTACGTGTTGGGTGGTTCCACCTACTGGCAGACGGAGTTCGTCACATTCATGCTGATAGGTGCCACATTGCTCGGCAGTCCTTACGTCCTGCATGAGCGTGGTCACGTCAATGTAGATCTGTTGCCGATGCTCCTCGGACCCAGAGGCAAGCTGGCCCTTGTCTTGATCGGCAATTTTATAGCTTTTGCTTTTGTCGTCGTGGCGGCTTACACGGGACTTCTACTTTGGTTGGAGTATTACTCGACTGGCTGGCGCTCCTACACGGTATGGGCGCCGAGGCTCTGGATACCCATGGCCTTTCTACCTGTGGGTATGATTCTGCTCGCCCTACAATACATCGCTCAGACTGCTGCCATCGTCATGGGGATAGAGGAGCCCTTCAGCATGGAGGCTCAGCAACTGCTCAAGGAGCAGTCTGAGGCTGAGGCGAATGCAAAGCATCACAGGGAAAATCTTTCGAGTAAGACAGCGATGGGCCATCTCACCCAGAGTCATGGTGGGGGTAAAAAATGA
- a CDS encoding zinc-binding dehydrogenase, which translates to MDQYNLTPLLGFHGLSGGGGGFSEYTVLGEHMVHPMPEDLSFEQGALVELAAVALHAVRQCGLQAGDTAVVFGAGPIGLMVIEALKAAGAAAIYAAEISPARREKAQELGAVVFDPESEDVVASVTAASVGGD; encoded by the coding sequence ATGGATCAGTACAACCTAACTCCGCTGCTGGGCTTCCACGGGCTCTCCGGTGGCGGAGGCGGGTTCTCGGAGTACACCGTGCTGGGCGAGCACATGGTTCATCCCATGCCGGAAGACCTCTCTTTTGAGCAAGGCGCCCTAGTTGAGCTGGCCGCCGTCGCTCTGCACGCGGTGCGGCAGTGCGGTCTGCAGGCCGGGGATACCGCGGTGGTTTTCGGAGCCGGTCCGATTGGCCTTATGGTCATCGAAGCACTGAAGGCCGCTGGGGCGGCCGCCATTTATGCTGCGGAGATTTCCCCAGCCCGCCGCGAAAAGGCGCAGGAGTTGGGTGCCGTGGTTTTCGACCCGGAAAGTGAGGACGTGGTGGCCAGCGTCACTGCAGCCTCAGTGGGGGGCGATTAA
- a CDS encoding alcohol dehydrogenase catalytic domain-containing protein yields the protein MRFAVWHEAKDIRIEQVDVPTIDDPHEVKVKVAACGICGSDLHEYAAGPIFVPVEELHPISGVNGHQF from the coding sequence ATGCGTTTCGCGGTATGGCACGAAGCAAAGGATATTCGCATCGAGCAGGTCGATGTGCCCACGATCGACGATCCGCACGAGGTCAAGGTGAAGGTCGCTGCCTGCGGGATCTGCGGTAGCGACTTGCATGAATATGCCGCCGGGCCGATTTTCGTGCCGGTTGAAGAGCTGCATCCGATTAGTGGTGTCAACGGCCATCAGTTTTGA
- a CDS encoding TRAP transporter large permease, with protein MNEFTLALVILAVLMVILLTGTPVAFALGATAVLFLFLFEGVFALEMVGEMLYASMNKFTLLSIPMFILMGAAIASSRAGADLYEALHRWLYKLPGGLLVSNIGACGLFSALNGSSPATCAGIGKMGIPELRRRGYPEGLTCGAIGAGSTLGILIPPSVTMIIYGVSTETSIGRLFLAGIGPGILLILLFSAWAVYYSWRDGALSRMDADTYFSWAQRMSMVPKLLPFFMVIAFIMWALYGGVATPSEAAGVGAVFCVLLVIAIYKVWQPRALWRILRTSTKESVMIMMIIGCAGLFGFMLSQLYVTQAIASAVGGLDVNAWVLMGLINIFLLIAGLFLPPVAVIPMTAPILLPIILDAGFDPIWFGIIMTINLEIGLITPPVGLNLYVLKGIAPDVKLSKILWGSLPFMILMLFAIVILSFFPWIATGIPDALMGPMR; from the coding sequence ATGAACGAGTTTACTCTCGCATTGGTGATTTTGGCGGTCCTGATGGTGATTTTGCTTACCGGCACTCCGGTGGCTTTTGCCTTGGGAGCGACCGCGGTGCTCTTCCTCTTTCTCTTTGAGGGTGTCTTCGCTCTAGAAATGGTTGGCGAGATGCTCTACGCATCAATGAATAAGTTCACGCTTCTGTCCATACCCATGTTCATTCTGATGGGTGCAGCGATTGCCTCGTCCCGAGCGGGAGCTGACCTTTACGAGGCACTGCATCGGTGGCTGTATAAACTGCCGGGTGGCCTTCTAGTATCGAATATAGGGGCTTGTGGGCTATTTTCGGCGCTGAACGGATCCTCTCCGGCGACATGCGCGGGCATTGGGAAAATGGGGATTCCGGAGTTGCGCCGGCGCGGATACCCTGAAGGCCTGACCTGCGGTGCTATCGGTGCAGGGTCCACTTTGGGCATTCTTATCCCGCCCAGCGTCACCATGATTATCTATGGGGTCAGCACTGAGACCTCCATCGGCCGGCTTTTTCTCGCCGGCATTGGTCCTGGCATTCTGCTCATCCTGCTTTTCTCGGCCTGGGCCGTCTACTACTCCTGGCGGGACGGAGCCCTATCCCGGATGGATGCGGATACGTACTTTAGCTGGGCGCAGCGCATGTCTATGGTGCCCAAGCTTTTGCCGTTCTTCATGGTAATCGCCTTCATCATGTGGGCGCTTTATGGTGGTGTAGCGACTCCCTCCGAGGCAGCCGGCGTCGGCGCGGTGTTCTGTGTGCTGTTAGTGATTGCCATCTATAAAGTATGGCAACCTCGGGCATTGTGGCGGATCCTGCGCACGAGCACCAAGGAGTCGGTGATGATCATGATGATCATCGGATGCGCAGGGCTATTCGGCTTTATGCTCTCTCAGCTTTATGTCACCCAGGCCATCGCCAGTGCTGTGGGCGGTCTGGATGTAAACGCTTGGGTTTTGATGGGGCTCATTAATATCTTTTTGTTAATAGCAGGGCTATTTCTTCCTCCGGTGGCCGTTATCCCTATGACAGCACCCATTCTTCTGCCGATCATTCTAGATGCAGGATTTGATCCAATCTGGTTCGGCATAATTATGACGATAAACTTGGAGATAGGATTAATCACTCCGCCGGTTGGATTAAATTTGTATGTTCTCAAGGGCATCGCTCCCGATGTGAAGTTATCTAAAATATTATGGGGGTCGCTGCCCTTCATGATTTTAATGCTGTTCGCTATCGTTATACTGAGTTTTTTCCCGTGGATAGCGACGGGAATACCGGATGCACTTATGGGGCCGATGCGATGA
- a CDS encoding GntR family transcriptional regulator: MASLKTPALYSQVADLVRKRIFQQELRPGERIDEVRLAEELGVSRTPVREALKIMDAHGLVTLEPRRGCRVRVLNGEDLEQLFPVMAVLEGLIANQAVIRSDATELKNLERIHQNLEDAAEEGDIDRYYEHNYEFHTRLQELCGNPYLQRSAADLRRILILARHRQLKAPGRLQNSLQEHRGLMDAFRNKDPEAAEKQMRYHLLEQGRTLETETAVKH, from the coding sequence ATGGCCTCACTAAAGACGCCAGCGCTTTACAGCCAGGTTGCAGATCTGGTTCGGAAACGGATCTTTCAGCAGGAACTCCGTCCAGGCGAGCGTATTGACGAAGTTCGCCTCGCTGAGGAACTGGGTGTCAGCCGTACCCCGGTCCGCGAGGCGCTGAAAATCATGGATGCTCACGGGCTGGTCACGCTGGAACCGAGGCGCGGCTGCCGCGTTCGCGTTCTCAATGGAGAGGACTTGGAACAGCTATTCCCCGTGATGGCAGTGCTGGAGGGATTGATTGCCAACCAAGCAGTCATCCGAAGCGACGCAACGGAGCTTAAAAACCTGGAGCGAATCCATCAAAACCTTGAGGACGCCGCAGAGGAGGGAGATATCGACCGATATTACGAACACAACTACGAATTTCATACGCGGCTGCAGGAGCTCTGCGGCAACCCCTACTTGCAAAGATCGGCAGCGGACCTGCGCCGGATCCTGATTCTTGCCCGGCATCGGCAACTTAAGGCTCCTGGTCGGCTTCAGAACTCTTTGCAAGAGCATCGGGGTCTGATGGACGCCTTTCGGAATAAAGATCCTGAGGCTGCCGAAAAACAGATGAGGTATCACCTACTTGAACAGGGCCGGACGCTAGAGACCGAGACTGCGGTAAAGCACTGA